One window of the Kallotenue papyrolyticum genome contains the following:
- a CDS encoding alpha-amylase family glycosyl hydrolase yields the protein MSRPAVRALLLLAALLAVGGCTPRGMRSQTEASPTTAPGPPAATATPRPAAQAAPTPTPAHPTTAPTLTAIPTATAFPLEAGWWDDAVCYEVFVRSFFDSNGDGVGDLNGLIAKLDYINDGDPATAGDLGATCIWLMPVMESPSYHGYDVVDHYRVDQEYGTNDDFKRLIAEAHRRGIRVIVDLVLNHVSVEHPWFQAALRDPASPYRDWFIWSATDPGYRGPWGQPVWHRSPLRDEYYYGIFWSGMPDLNYRHPAVSEEAHKISAFWLREMGADGFRLDAIKHLIENGRVQENTPETHAWLRDYRDELEEIRPDAFTIGEIFGATPITLKPYYPDQLDSYFLFSLGEQIIAAARSGTALSLVIAAQQAERTLPYQRYAPFLTNHDQERVMSMLGGDRQAMRVAATALLTLPGLPFIYYGEEIGMRGTKPDENLRTPMQWSAELPGAGFTTGQPWRAPQADAAEVNVAAQENDPASLLNLYRRLIRLHTREPALSRGSFTALKSSLPAVGAWLRQHEDSRLLVVFNFGREPAPGTTLTFDPAGVAPGVYQLQPLLSDGAPVALRVADDGRATLPPLAPQQGAIFRLQP from the coding sequence ATGAGCCGCCCGGCTGTGCGTGCGCTCCTGTTGCTGGCGGCGCTGCTGGCGGTGGGGGGCTGCACCCCGCGCGGCATGCGCAGCCAGACGGAGGCGTCGCCCACGACTGCGCCCGGCCCGCCTGCCGCCACGGCCACACCGCGCCCTGCAGCGCAGGCAGCGCCCACGCCCACGCCCGCGCACCCAACCACGGCGCCAACGCTCACCGCGATCCCCACCGCGACCGCCTTTCCGCTGGAAGCCGGCTGGTGGGACGACGCCGTCTGCTATGAAGTCTTTGTACGCTCGTTCTTCGACAGCAATGGCGACGGCGTGGGCGATCTCAACGGGCTGATCGCTAAGCTGGATTACATCAACGACGGCGATCCCGCCACTGCCGGCGACCTGGGCGCGACCTGCATCTGGCTCATGCCGGTGATGGAGTCGCCCAGCTACCACGGCTATGATGTGGTCGATCACTACCGCGTCGATCAGGAGTATGGCACCAACGATGATTTCAAGCGCCTGATCGCCGAAGCCCACCGGCGCGGCATCCGCGTGATCGTCGATCTGGTGCTCAACCATGTCTCGGTGGAGCATCCCTGGTTCCAGGCCGCGCTGCGCGATCCGGCCTCGCCCTACCGCGACTGGTTCATCTGGTCCGCCACCGATCCGGGCTATCGCGGACCCTGGGGTCAGCCGGTCTGGCATCGCTCGCCGTTGCGCGACGAGTACTACTACGGCATCTTCTGGAGCGGCATGCCTGATCTCAACTATCGCCATCCGGCGGTGAGCGAGGAAGCGCACAAGATCAGCGCCTTCTGGCTGCGCGAGATGGGCGCGGATGGTTTTCGCCTTGACGCGATCAAGCATCTGATCGAAAACGGGCGCGTACAGGAGAACACGCCTGAGACGCATGCCTGGCTGCGCGACTATCGCGATGAGCTGGAGGAGATCCGTCCTGACGCGTTTACCATAGGCGAGATCTTCGGCGCGACGCCGATCACGCTCAAGCCCTACTATCCCGATCAGCTCGACAGCTATTTCCTCTTCAGCCTGGGCGAGCAGATCATCGCCGCCGCGCGCAGCGGCACGGCGCTGTCGCTGGTGATCGCGGCGCAGCAGGCCGAGCGCACGTTGCCCTACCAGCGCTACGCGCCGTTTCTGACCAATCACGATCAGGAGCGCGTCATGAGTATGCTGGGTGGCGACCGACAGGCGATGCGCGTCGCCGCTACGGCGCTGCTGACGCTGCCGGGACTGCCGTTCATCTACTACGGCGAGGAGATCGGCATGCGCGGCACCAAGCCCGACGAGAACCTCCGCACGCCGATGCAGTGGAGCGCCGAGCTGCCCGGCGCGGGCTTCACGACCGGCCAACCCTGGCGCGCGCCGCAGGCCGATGCCGCGGAGGTGAACGTCGCGGCGCAGGAGAACGATCCCGCCTCGCTGCTCAACCTCTACCGCCGGCTGATCCGGCTGCACACGCGCGAGCCGGCGCTGTCACGCGGCAGCTTCACAGCGCTCAAGAGCAGCCTGCCGGCGGTGGGTGCTTGGCTGCGGCAGCACGAGGACAGCCGCCTGCTGGTCGTGTTCAACTTCGGACGCGAACCGGCGCCGGGCACGACCTTAACCTTCGATCCCGCGGGGGTGGCGCCGGGCGTGTACCAGCTCCAGCCGCTGCTGTCCGATGGCGCTCCCGTTGCGCTGCGCGTCGCGGACGATGGCCGTGCGACGTTGCCGCCCCTCGCGCCGCAACAGGGCGCGATCTTCCGCCTGCAACCCTGA